The Gammaproteobacteria bacterium sequence GGCGGCGCACGACAATAATTACAAAAGTGCGTTACCAATGTGTAAGTTTTACATGGCCGCTGAGCATTTACAGGCGCACCCTGGCGTTGTTGCTCATCCGCTCCCGGGCGCATGTGAAGCGTGCAACCACACGGGCGATGAGGCGGCTCGATTGATGCCGTATGCTTCGCCGGATCGAGCGATCGTGTTGCTGCGTAAGCTATCGGGGAAGAAAACGCCGGTAATGTAAATGAGGATTGGCTCGAAAAACCGCAAGTATGCGCTGGATCTGGCGCGCGCGTTTGGCGGCGCGATCATCTTTTCTTTTCCGCTTTTCATGACCATGGAGATGTGGCTGCTCGGCTTCTACATCGACGCTTTCCGTCTGGCGCTGTTTCTGTTACTGACCATGCCACTGCTGGTGGGGCTTTCGTATTATGCCGGCTTTGAGAACACCCTGAGTTGGCGCGACGACGGCCTGGACGCGCTTTCCGCCTATGCAGTGGGCTTTGCGGCCTCCGCGGCGATGTTGTTTCTGATGAGCATCATCGAGCTGGATCAGCCGTGGCACGAGGTTATCGGTAAAATCACGCTACAGGCCGTACCGGCCAGCATCGGGGCGATGCTGGCGCGTTCGCAGCTCGGCGGCGACAGCGGCAGCGCGGAACAGCGCAAGGATGCGGCTCCGTACGAGGGCGAGCTGTTCCTGATGGCGGCAGGCGCGCTATTCCTGGCTTTCAACGTGGCCCCGACCGAGGAAATGATCCTGATCGCGTACATGATGAGCGCATGGCAAACTTTTGCCCTGGCGGTCGCCTCGCTCCTGTTGCTGCATACCTTCGTGTATACGGTCGGTTTCGGCGGTCAGGAAGAATACGCCGGGGGCTTTTTCAGCGTACTGCTGCGATTTACGATCGCGGGCTATGCCATCGCGCTGCTGGTCAGCCTGTACGTGCTGTGGACATTTGGGCGTACGGACACGGTCGAACTTTTTGTAATCGTGCAGATGACCGTCGTGCTCGGCTTTCCCGCGGCGCTGGGCGCGGCGCTGGCGCGGCTCATTATCTAAAATTACGATCTTAAGACCATGTCGAACGGCGATCAACGGGTTACGAATCAGCAGGATCGCAACGGATCAGGCAAACGCAAGGTTCCACTGCTTGAGTGGATCGTGTCGCTGCTCGGCCTCGTGCTGGTAATCGGTACGTCCGGCTTGATGATCTACTATGCGTTCTATCAGCAGGGTACACCTCCCCGGCTCAGGGCCGCGGGCGAAGGCGTCACATCGATCGGCGACCGCTATTTGCTCGAGTTTACGGTTTACAACGACGGCGGCGCGAGTGCTGCCATGGTTAATATCGC is a genomic window containing:
- a CDS encoding TIGR02587 family membrane protein, with the translated sequence MRIGSKNRKYALDLARAFGGAIIFSFPLFMTMEMWLLGFYIDAFRLALFLLLTMPLLVGLSYYAGFENTLSWRDDGLDALSAYAVGFAASAAMLFLMSIIELDQPWHEVIGKITLQAVPASIGAMLARSQLGGDSGSAEQRKDAAPYEGELFLMAAGALFLAFNVAPTEEMILIAYMMSAWQTFALAVASLLLLHTFVYTVGFGGQEEYAGGFFSVLLRFTIAGYAIALLVSLYVLWTFGRTDTVELFVIVQMTVVLGFPAALGAALARLII